In the Lascolabacillus massiliensis genome, one interval contains:
- the hisC gene encoding histidinol-phosphate transaminase yields the protein MRKFDLRSLVRSNIWELKPYSSARDEFWGDEGIFLDANENPFGNKNRYPDPHQRTLKKSLSKIKGISVDNICIGNGSDEIIDLVFRIFCEPQKDSVIICPPTYGMYEVSANINNVNIIKIPLDSNFELNVDEILSQNAKCLFLCSPNNPTGNSLKNIEVLMNEFNGIIIVDEAYIDFSDKPSFIGRLSEFPNLIIMQTFSKAWALASARVGIAYADSNIIKLMDKTKPPYNVSRFNQEVALKALSKPKKFERRLKVILEQRDNLLKEFTKISVIKKVFPTDANFILIKVSDADKLYNYLVSNKLIVRNRNSVISGCIRITVGTPKENEALIEALKNYTEG from the coding sequence ATGAGGAAGTTTGATTTACGCTCATTGGTGCGCTCAAATATCTGGGAACTGAAACCTTATTCAAGTGCACGTGATGAATTCTGGGGTGATGAAGGTATATTCCTTGATGCCAATGAAAATCCGTTTGGAAATAAAAACAGATATCCAGATCCGCACCAACGTACTCTTAAGAAATCTCTTTCTAAAATAAAAGGTATATCAGTTGATAATATCTGTATCGGAAATGGGAGTGATGAGATCATTGATTTGGTTTTCAGAATTTTCTGTGAACCGCAAAAAGATAGTGTAATCATTTGTCCCCCAACATATGGTATGTACGAAGTATCTGCTAATATAAACAACGTAAATATTATTAAAATACCACTCGACAGTAATTTCGAATTAAATGTTGATGAGATTCTCTCACAAAACGCAAAATGTCTTTTTTTATGCTCCCCCAATAATCCCACAGGAAACAGTTTAAAGAATATCGAAGTACTGATGAATGAGTTTAATGGAATTATTATTGTAGATGAAGCATACATTGATTTCAGCGATAAGCCAAGTTTTATTGGTCGTCTCTCTGAGTTTCCCAATTTGATCATTATGCAGACATTTAGCAAAGCCTGGGCATTAGCCAGTGCACGTGTTGGTATTGCATATGCTGATTCAAATATTATTAAGTTAATGGATAAAACTAAACCCCCATATAACGTAAGTAGATTTAATCAGGAAGTGGCACTAAAAGCCTTGTCAAAACCAAAGAAGTTCGAGAGGCGTCTGAAAGTTATATTAGAGCAACGGGATAATCTTCTTAAAGAGTTTACTAAAATATCTGTAATCAAGAAAGTTTTTCCTACAGATGCAAACTTCATACTCATAAAAGTTAGCGATGCGGATAAGTTATACAATTACCTTGTATCAAATAAACTAATTGTAAGAAATAGAAATTCTGTTATTTCAGGTTGTATTCGTATAACAGTTGGCACACCAAAAGAGAATGAGGCTCTTATTGAAGCTCTCAAAAATTATACCGAAGGTTGA